A stretch of Lathyrus oleraceus cultivar Zhongwan6 chromosome 6, CAAS_Psat_ZW6_1.0, whole genome shotgun sequence DNA encodes these proteins:
- the LOC127095371 gene encoding protein MAIN-LIKE 2-like: protein MSLLTMGEAHRGTVANIATYDVSRFRTRVHEFVPMDPMIQPYVELAGFGHLSKIMSWSIDNKFILALCERWRPETHTFWFPTGECTVTLEDVYMLLGLRIEGKAVNGKTNYANSICMELLNTDLLDDNARGQGILLLRLKSYYNSSWQD from the exons atgtctttactcacaatgggcgaagcacacagaggaacagttgcaaacatcgcgacatac gatgtctcaaggtttcgaactcgagtccacgaatttgtcccaatggacccgatgattcaaccttatgttgaactcgccggttttggtcaccttagcaaaattatgtcttggtctatagataacaagttcattctagccttatgcgaaagatggaggccagagacacacacattttggtttccaaccggtgagtgtaccgtgacgttagaagacgtctacatgcttttaggactacgaattgaaggcaaagctgttaatggtaagaccaactatgcaaattcaatttgcatggagcttttaaacactgatttgttagatgataatgctaggggacaaggtatactactttTACGCCTAAAGTCGtattataata GTTCTTGGCAAGATTGA
- the LOC127097530 gene encoding putative F-box protein PP2-B12, producing MTEFEDLPEGCLTTIISRTTPVDAGKLSLVSKTIHSASDSDAVWNAFLPPNSNFMDSIISHSPSLANLPTKKSLYLALSDRPIIIDNGRKSFQLNRKSGKKCYMLAARSLTVIWGDDQRYWNWISTPDSRFPEIAKLCQVCWFEIRGIINTLALSPNTQYAAYLVFKMIDAFGFEDETADLTVGVKGGHINTISVYLDPNSEPGPPIGRWYPEGRRPMPPNIEELQRPSVRSDGWLEFEMGEFFNSSLEDEVEMTVTEIKGNWWKGGFFLEGIEFRPKEDN from the exons atgaCAGAGTTTGAAGATTTGCCTGAAGGATGCCTCACCACCATAATATCTCGCACGACTCCTGTTGACGCCGGAAAACTCTCTCTCGTCTCTAAAACTATCCATTCTGCCTCTGATTCCGATGCTGTCTGGAATGCCTTTCTTCCTCCCAACTCCAATTTCATGGACTCTATCATCTCACATTCTCCTTCACTTGCTAATCTTCCTACCAAAAAGTCTCTCTATCTAGCCCTCTCTGATCGCCCTATCATCATCGACAATGGTCGAAAG AGCTTTCAATTGAATAGAAAGAGTGGAAAAAAGTGTTACATGCTTGCGGCGAGATCTCTCACAGTCATTTGGGGTGATGATCAGCGCTATTGGAATTGGATTTCTACGCCTGATTCCAG GTTCCCTGAAATAGCTAAGCTTTGTCAGGTGTGCTGGTTTGAAATTCGTGGAATAATCAACACTCTTGCCTTGTCCCCAAATACTCAGTATGCAGCTTATCTTGTGTTCAAGATGATTGATGCCTTTGGATTTGAGGACGAAACTGCGGACTTAACAGTTGGAGTCAAAGGTGGCCATATCAACACTATATCAGTTTATTTGGATCCAAACAGTGAACCTGGGCCACCCATAGGTAGGTGGTACCCTGAGGGGAGGAGGCCGATGCCACCCAACATAGAAGAATTGCAACGTCCTAGTGTGAGAAGCGATGGATGGCTGGAGTTTGAGATGGGAGAATTCTTCAATTCAAGCCTCGAAGATGAAGTCGAGATGACTGTTACGGAGATAAAGGGTAATTGGTGGAAGGGGGGTTTTTTTCTTGAAGGAATAGAATTTAGGCCTAAAGAAGACAATTAA